The genomic stretch TCATTGTCGGCTAACCGTTTGATATGGATTATTTTTCTTGAGTTACTCTGTGACAATTTATTCAGTGAAGCCGAGCTTTCCACGGAACTCGACACCCCAGAGTTCGATCCCATTGTTCCCTGACATGACTGCCAATGACGTCGAACCCGTGGTGGGCGCCATTGCACAGACCCTGGACCCAAGCCTTTGAAGCCTTATCCAATCCATTGCGTGTCGATCGTTATCCCGGTCTACAACGAAGAAGAAAGCCTGCCCGAGTTGTTGCGCCGCACTGAAGCGGCTTGCCGCCAACTCAAGCAGGACTATGAAATCGTCCTGGTCGACGACGGCAGCCGCGACAACTCTGCACAACTGCTCGAAGAAGCCGCCGCCCGCGACGGCAGCAAGGTGGTGGCGGTGATCCTCAATCGCAACTATGGGCAGCATGCGGCGATCATGGCCGGTTTCGAACAGTGCAAGGGCGATGTGGTGATTACCCTCGACGCCGACCTGCAGAACCCGCCGGAAGAAATCCCGCGCTTGGTGGCCCAGGCCGAGTTAGGCTACGACGTGGTGGCCACGGTACGCAACAATCGCCAGGACTCGGCCTTGCGCCGCTACCCGTCGAAGTTGATCAACCTTGCGGTCAAGCGCTCCACCGGGGTCGCCATGAGCGACTACGGCTGCATGCTGCGGGCCTATCGGCGCACCGTGGTCAACGCGATGCTGGCCTGCCGCGAGCGCAGCACCTTCATACCGATCCTGGCCAACAGCTTTGCCCGCCACACCACCGAGATCCTGGTGCAGCACGCCGAGCGCGAGCATGGCGAGTCCAAGTACAGCACCATGCGCCTGATCAACCTGATGTTCGACCTGATCACGTGCATGACCACCACCCCGCTGCGCCTGCTGAGCATCATCGGCTTCAGCATGGCGGCGCTGGGCATGCTCTTCGCCCTGACCCTGATTGTCTTGCGCCTGGCCTTTGGTGCCGGCTGGGCCGGTGACGGCATGTTCGTGCTGTTCGCCATCCTGTTCGTGTTCACCGGCGGCCAGTTCATCGGCATGGGCCTGTTGGGCGAGTACCTGGGGCGGATGTACGGTGATGTGCGGGCGCGGCCACGGTTCTTCATCGAAAAAGTCCTGCGCAACCAACCCGCCATGCCGGCTCCCGCTGTCACTGTCGACGGTTTGACTTCCACTTCTACTGATCAGGTTTCGCCATGAGTTCAAACGCTGTTGTTTTTGCCTATCACGACATTGGTTGCGCCGGCATCGAAGCCCTGCTCGCAGCGGGGATTCGGATCAGCGCGGTG from Pseudomonas sp. S04 encodes the following:
- the arnC gene encoding undecaprenyl-phosphate 4-deoxy-4-formamido-L-arabinose transferase — its product is MKPYPIHCVSIVIPVYNEEESLPELLRRTEAACRQLKQDYEIVLVDDGSRDNSAQLLEEAAARDGSKVVAVILNRNYGQHAAIMAGFEQCKGDVVITLDADLQNPPEEIPRLVAQAELGYDVVATVRNNRQDSALRRYPSKLINLAVKRSTGVAMSDYGCMLRAYRRTVVNAMLACRERSTFIPILANSFARHTTEILVQHAEREHGESKYSTMRLINLMFDLITCMTTTPLRLLSIIGFSMAALGMLFALTLIVLRLAFGAGWAGDGMFVLFAILFVFTGGQFIGMGLLGEYLGRMYGDVRARPRFFIEKVLRNQPAMPAPAVTVDGLTSTSTDQVSP